In Hyla sarda isolate aHylSar1 chromosome 9, aHylSar1.hap1, whole genome shotgun sequence, the following proteins share a genomic window:
- the LOC130290478 gene encoding ficolin-1-like isoform X2, giving the protein MQIREDVIEVKVLGIGDSDKLTILRGCPGHPGLPGQKGDVGTLGEKGQKGSVGEPGKVGPPGVKGERGFVGEPGKDGPAGQKGEKGESGVSEGGYAVRNCKEVQNQGAVLSDWYTIYPDGSQPLKVLCDMDTDGGGWIVIQRRWDGSVDFFRTWDAYKKGFGSRLNEFWLGNDNIHQITSTGTWELRVDLQDFEGKKVFAKYSNFKVLDESEKYALIIGSFQGGTAGDSMGGLSNTKFSTKDEDNDTFETSSCSQAHKGGWWYTKCHGANLNGLYHRGEHTSYADGINWSSARGYNYSFKQAEMKIRAVSK; this is encoded by the exons aaGTGAAAGTTTTGGGGATTGGGGACTCAGACAAATTAACAATTCTTAGAGGCTGTCCTGGTCATCCCGGCCTTCCAGGTCAAAAAGGAGATGTTGGGACTCTGGGAGAAAAAG GGCAAAAGGGATCTGTGGGGGAGCCAGGAAAAGTCGGACCCCCAGGCGTAAAAG GAGAAAGAGGATTTGTGGGGGAACCAGGAAAGGATGGACCTGCAGGACAAAAAG GAGAGAAAGGAGAAAGTGGTGTGAGTGAGGGAGGCTATG CTGTCAGGAACTGCAAAGAAGTCCAGAACCAGGGGGCAGTGCTCAGTGACTGGTACACCATATACCCGGATGGCAGCCAGCCCCTGAAGGTCCTGTGTGATATGGACACCGATGGAGGGGGGTGGATT GTAATACAGAGACGTTGGGACGGGTCAGTGGACTTCTTCCGTACTTGGGATGCTTATAAGAAAGGGTTTGGAAGTCGGCTAAATGAATTTTGGCTGGGAAATGATAATATTCATCAAATAACTTCAACAg GCACATGGGAATTACGTGTTGATCTACAAGATTTTGAAGGTAAAAAGGTGTTCGCCAAGTATTCAAACTTCAAAGTCTTGGATGAATCTGAGAAATATGCATTAATAATAGGATCCTTTCAGGGAGGAACTGCAG GAGATTCTATGGGAGGTCTAAGCAACACCAAGTTTAGTACTAAAGATGAAGACAACGACACTTTTGAGACCAGCAGCTGTTCCCAAGCACATAAAGGTGGCTGGTGGTATACCAAATGTCATGGAGCCAACCTGAATGGATTATACCACCGAGGAGAGCACACATCCTACGCAGATGGCATCAACTGGTCTTCTGCAAGAGGGTATAACTACTCATTCAAGCAGGCAGAAATGAAGATTAGAGCGGTTTCAAAATAA
- the LOC130290478 gene encoding ficolin-1-like isoform X1, which translates to MCVLPLILLGMFSRLCSSDQSCPEVKVLGIGDSDKLTILRGCPGHPGLPGQKGDVGTLGEKGQKGSVGEPGKVGPPGVKGERGFVGEPGKDGPAGQKGEKGESGVSEGGYAVRNCKEVQNQGAVLSDWYTIYPDGSQPLKVLCDMDTDGGGWIVIQRRWDGSVDFFRTWDAYKKGFGSRLNEFWLGNDNIHQITSTGTWELRVDLQDFEGKKVFAKYSNFKVLDESEKYALIIGSFQGGTAGDSMGGLSNTKFSTKDEDNDTFETSSCSQAHKGGWWYTKCHGANLNGLYHRGEHTSYADGINWSSARGYNYSFKQAEMKIRAVSK; encoded by the exons ATGTGCGTGTTACCACTAATCCTACTCGGAATGTTTTCCAGGCTCTGTAGCAGTGACCAATCATGTCCGG aaGTGAAAGTTTTGGGGATTGGGGACTCAGACAAATTAACAATTCTTAGAGGCTGTCCTGGTCATCCCGGCCTTCCAGGTCAAAAAGGAGATGTTGGGACTCTGGGAGAAAAAG GGCAAAAGGGATCTGTGGGGGAGCCAGGAAAAGTCGGACCCCCAGGCGTAAAAG GAGAAAGAGGATTTGTGGGGGAACCAGGAAAGGATGGACCTGCAGGACAAAAAG GAGAGAAAGGAGAAAGTGGTGTGAGTGAGGGAGGCTATG CTGTCAGGAACTGCAAAGAAGTCCAGAACCAGGGGGCAGTGCTCAGTGACTGGTACACCATATACCCGGATGGCAGCCAGCCCCTGAAGGTCCTGTGTGATATGGACACCGATGGAGGGGGGTGGATT GTAATACAGAGACGTTGGGACGGGTCAGTGGACTTCTTCCGTACTTGGGATGCTTATAAGAAAGGGTTTGGAAGTCGGCTAAATGAATTTTGGCTGGGAAATGATAATATTCATCAAATAACTTCAACAg GCACATGGGAATTACGTGTTGATCTACAAGATTTTGAAGGTAAAAAGGTGTTCGCCAAGTATTCAAACTTCAAAGTCTTGGATGAATCTGAGAAATATGCATTAATAATAGGATCCTTTCAGGGAGGAACTGCAG GAGATTCTATGGGAGGTCTAAGCAACACCAAGTTTAGTACTAAAGATGAAGACAACGACACTTTTGAGACCAGCAGCTGTTCCCAAGCACATAAAGGTGGCTGGTGGTATACCAAATGTCATGGAGCCAACCTGAATGGATTATACCACCGAGGAGAGCACACATCCTACGCAGATGGCATCAACTGGTCTTCTGCAAGAGGGTATAACTACTCATTCAAGCAGGCAGAAATGAAGATTAGAGCGGTTTCAAAATAA